Proteins found in one Oncorhynchus gorbuscha isolate QuinsamMale2020 ecotype Even-year linkage group LG15, OgorEven_v1.0, whole genome shotgun sequence genomic segment:
- the LOC123998186 gene encoding carbonic anhydrase 14-like isoform X2 codes for MDLVGLSLPLLLVFWQWTNTTGAAVTYWTYTGSVGQSKWADYFPDCGGKAQSPVDVATVQTQYDPSLGPLTPLGYSQHGNKPFSLYNNGHTVVVPLPSWMGLGGLPWQFTAVQMHLHWGNGAPEAGGSEHTINGQSSAAELHVVHYNSDLYPNMSVAMTQQDGLAVLGVLIETGEEANQAFWNILNYLGRIRHAGQSVSIPAFDVQALLPSDLGRYYRYNGSLTTPPCFQSVLWTLFTETVKISHTQLMKLETVLYASKEDADRVVMQDNYRTPQPLNDRTILSSFPLESVKVYTAGEITAIVIGALCGCVGVAVIIRFIVKTIRSTSSWDVLPSVRPAPVPRTMEPGKELKQDVALNTTTEPGKKEDPVPPSV; via the exons ATGGACTTGGtgggtctctctctgcctctattacTTGTGTTTTGGCAATGGACAAATACCACAGGTGCCGCCG TGACGTACTGGACGTACACGg gtTCAGTAGGCCAGTCCAAGTGGGCGGATTACTTCCCAGACTGCGGTGGTAAGGCCCAGTCTCCGGTTGACGTGGCAACGGTCCAGACCCAGTATGACCCCAGCCTGGGCCCTCTTACCCCCCTCGGTTATAGCCAGCACGGCAACAAACCCTTCAGCCTCTACAACAACggacatacag TGGTGGTTCCTCTCCCAAGCTGGATGGGTTTAGGGGGGCTGCCCTGGCAGTTCACGGCCGTCCAGATGCACCTGCACTGGGGCAATGGAGCCCCGGAGGCCGGGGGCAGTGAACACACCATCAACGGTCAGAGCTCCGCAGCAGAG CTGCATGTGGTGCACTACAACTCAGACCTGTACCCTAACATGTCAGTGGCTATGACCCAGCAGGATGGACTGGCAGTCCTGGGAGTCCTCATAGAG ACAGGTGAGGAGGCTAACCAGGCCTTTTGGAACATTCTCAACTACCTGGGTCGCATCAGACATGCAG GTCAGAGTGTGTCCATCCCAGCCTTTGATGTCCAGGCCCTCCTGCCCTCTGACCTGGGGCGGTACTACCGATACAATggctctctcaccactcctccctgcTTCCAGAGTGTCCTCTGGACCCTCTTCACAGAGACCGTCaaaatctcacacacacag cTGATGAAGCTGGAGACAGTGCTGTATGCCAGTAAGGAGGACGCTGACCGCGTCGTCATGCAGGACAACTACCGTACACCCCAACCACTTAACGACCGGACCATCCTCTCATCCTTCCCATTAG AATCAGTGAAGGTGTACACTGCCG gagAGATCACAGCGATAGTAATAGGAGCTCTGTGTGGCTGTGTTGGTGTGGCTGTCATCATTCGCTTCATAGTGAAGACTATACG CTCCACCTCTAGCTGGGACGTCCTGCCCAGTGTCCGGCCCGCTCCCGTGCCCAG gactatggagcCAGGGAAGGAGCTGAAACAGGACGTGGCCCTCAACACGACCACTGAACCAGGAAAAAAAGAAGATCCTGTCCCCCCCTCAGTCTGA
- the LOC123998186 gene encoding carbonic anhydrase 14-like isoform X3, translating into MRTAIGFLAKGVRPKITKSAYAAGRVLSSKYRFSRGSVGQSKWADYFPDCGGKAQSPVDVATVQTQYDPSLGPLTPLGYSQHGNKPFSLYNNGHTVVVPLPSWMGLGGLPWQFTAVQMHLHWGNGAPEAGGSEHTINGQSSAAELHVVHYNSDLYPNMSVAMTQQDGLAVLGVLIETGEEANQAFWNILNYLGRIRHAGQSVSIPAFDVQALLPSDLGRYYRYNGSLTTPPCFQSVLWTLFTETVKISHTQLMKLETVLYASKEDADRVVMQDNYRTPQPLNDRTILSSFPLESVKVYTAGEITAIVIGALCGCVGVAVIIRFIVKTIRTMEPGKELKQDVALNTTTEPGKKEDPVPPSV; encoded by the exons gtTCAGTAGGCCAGTCCAAGTGGGCGGATTACTTCCCAGACTGCGGTGGTAAGGCCCAGTCTCCGGTTGACGTGGCAACGGTCCAGACCCAGTATGACCCCAGCCTGGGCCCTCTTACCCCCCTCGGTTATAGCCAGCACGGCAACAAACCCTTCAGCCTCTACAACAACggacatacag TGGTGGTTCCTCTCCCAAGCTGGATGGGTTTAGGGGGGCTGCCCTGGCAGTTCACGGCCGTCCAGATGCACCTGCACTGGGGCAATGGAGCCCCGGAGGCCGGGGGCAGTGAACACACCATCAACGGTCAGAGCTCCGCAGCAGAG CTGCATGTGGTGCACTACAACTCAGACCTGTACCCTAACATGTCAGTGGCTATGACCCAGCAGGATGGACTGGCAGTCCTGGGAGTCCTCATAGAG ACAGGTGAGGAGGCTAACCAGGCCTTTTGGAACATTCTCAACTACCTGGGTCGCATCAGACATGCAG GTCAGAGTGTGTCCATCCCAGCCTTTGATGTCCAGGCCCTCCTGCCCTCTGACCTGGGGCGGTACTACCGATACAATggctctctcaccactcctccctgcTTCCAGAGTGTCCTCTGGACCCTCTTCACAGAGACCGTCaaaatctcacacacacag cTGATGAAGCTGGAGACAGTGCTGTATGCCAGTAAGGAGGACGCTGACCGCGTCGTCATGCAGGACAACTACCGTACACCCCAACCACTTAACGACCGGACCATCCTCTCATCCTTCCCATTAG AATCAGTGAAGGTGTACACTGCCG gagAGATCACAGCGATAGTAATAGGAGCTCTGTGTGGCTGTGTTGGTGTGGCTGTCATCATTCGCTTCATAGTGAAGACTATACG gactatggagcCAGGGAAGGAGCTGAAACAGGACGTGGCCCTCAACACGACCACTGAACCAGGAAAAAAAGAAGATCCTGTCCCCCCCTCAGTCTGA
- the LOC123998186 gene encoding carbonic anhydrase 14-like isoform X1 has protein sequence MRTAIGFLAKGVRPKITKSAYAAGRVLSSKYRFSRGSVGQSKWADYFPDCGGKAQSPVDVATVQTQYDPSLGPLTPLGYSQHGNKPFSLYNNGHTVVVPLPSWMGLGGLPWQFTAVQMHLHWGNGAPEAGGSEHTINGQSSAAELHVVHYNSDLYPNMSVAMTQQDGLAVLGVLIETGEEANQAFWNILNYLGRIRHAGQSVSIPAFDVQALLPSDLGRYYRYNGSLTTPPCFQSVLWTLFTETVKISHTQLMKLETVLYASKEDADRVVMQDNYRTPQPLNDRTILSSFPLESVKVYTAGEITAIVIGALCGCVGVAVIIRFIVKTIRSTSSWDVLPSVRPAPVPRTMEPGKELKQDVALNTTTEPGKKEDPVPPSV, from the exons gtTCAGTAGGCCAGTCCAAGTGGGCGGATTACTTCCCAGACTGCGGTGGTAAGGCCCAGTCTCCGGTTGACGTGGCAACGGTCCAGACCCAGTATGACCCCAGCCTGGGCCCTCTTACCCCCCTCGGTTATAGCCAGCACGGCAACAAACCCTTCAGCCTCTACAACAACggacatacag TGGTGGTTCCTCTCCCAAGCTGGATGGGTTTAGGGGGGCTGCCCTGGCAGTTCACGGCCGTCCAGATGCACCTGCACTGGGGCAATGGAGCCCCGGAGGCCGGGGGCAGTGAACACACCATCAACGGTCAGAGCTCCGCAGCAGAG CTGCATGTGGTGCACTACAACTCAGACCTGTACCCTAACATGTCAGTGGCTATGACCCAGCAGGATGGACTGGCAGTCCTGGGAGTCCTCATAGAG ACAGGTGAGGAGGCTAACCAGGCCTTTTGGAACATTCTCAACTACCTGGGTCGCATCAGACATGCAG GTCAGAGTGTGTCCATCCCAGCCTTTGATGTCCAGGCCCTCCTGCCCTCTGACCTGGGGCGGTACTACCGATACAATggctctctcaccactcctccctgcTTCCAGAGTGTCCTCTGGACCCTCTTCACAGAGACCGTCaaaatctcacacacacag cTGATGAAGCTGGAGACAGTGCTGTATGCCAGTAAGGAGGACGCTGACCGCGTCGTCATGCAGGACAACTACCGTACACCCCAACCACTTAACGACCGGACCATCCTCTCATCCTTCCCATTAG AATCAGTGAAGGTGTACACTGCCG gagAGATCACAGCGATAGTAATAGGAGCTCTGTGTGGCTGTGTTGGTGTGGCTGTCATCATTCGCTTCATAGTGAAGACTATACG CTCCACCTCTAGCTGGGACGTCCTGCCCAGTGTCCGGCCCGCTCCCGTGCCCAG gactatggagcCAGGGAAGGAGCTGAAACAGGACGTGGCCCTCAACACGACCACTGAACCAGGAAAAAAAGAAGATCCTGTCCCCCCCTCAGTCTGA